One segment of Natranaeroarchaeum aerophilus DNA contains the following:
- a CDS encoding SDH family Clp fold serine proteinase produces the protein MPTWGEIIDEIQEAQDTSPSPFDRVRQKYLEKVADETGREVLLYSSGWTELDVDSPQFSITDTDVQGFMETISRVDSDELDLILHSPGGSTDVAEQIVTYLREKFSSIRIIVPQAAMSAATLMCCAADDVVMGHHSALGPTDPQMRIPTKTGQRWVPAQTIVDQFNEIDDKIQAGEQIGHYTPILSQYDPGLKQQAENSIDLTNRLAEQWAEEYMFDSDSNAATKASNLSSYLSNHTNFLSHNRRIGRKHLKQNTPMKVTKLESNQTLQDAVLSVFHAVTATHSHQQHTKIIENHNGDLYGRRVQN, from the coding sequence ATGCCCACTTGGGGCGAAATAATCGACGAGATTCAGGAAGCACAAGATACGAGTCCGTCACCTTTTGACAGGGTTCGACAGAAATATCTAGAAAAAGTAGCAGACGAGACTGGCCGCGAGGTTCTTCTATATTCATCCGGTTGGACTGAACTTGATGTTGATTCTCCTCAATTCTCTATTACAGATACAGATGTTCAGGGGTTCATGGAAACTATAAGTCGCGTAGATAGTGACGAATTAGATCTTATACTCCACAGTCCAGGGGGTTCAACGGACGTTGCAGAGCAGATTGTTACTTATTTGCGAGAGAAGTTTTCTTCTATCCGGATCATCGTTCCACAGGCAGCGATGTCGGCTGCTACATTGATGTGTTGTGCAGCTGATGACGTTGTGATGGGTCATCACTCTGCATTAGGTCCTACTGATCCTCAAATGCGAATCCCAACAAAAACAGGCCAGCGCTGGGTTCCTGCCCAAACTATCGTTGATCAGTTCAACGAAATTGATGATAAGATTCAAGCTGGAGAACAAATCGGACACTATACCCCGATATTGAGTCAATACGATCCAGGACTTAAACAGCAAGCCGAAAATTCGATTGACTTAACTAATCGATTGGCAGAGCAGTGGGCAGAAGAGTATATGTTTGATTCTGACTCAAATGCTGCAACAAAAGCATCCAACCTATCTAGTTATCTGAGTAATCACACTAACTTCCTCAGTCACAATCGCCGCATTGGACGAAAGCATCTCAAACAAAATACTCCGATGAAGGTGACCAAGCTAGAGAGTAACCAAACGTTACAGGATGCAGTTCTTTCTGTGTTTCATGCAGTTACTGCAACCCATAGTCATCAACAGCATACTAAAATCATCGAGAATCATAATGGCGATCTATACGGACGTCGGGTCCAGAACTAG
- a CDS encoding tyrosine-type recombinase/integrase encodes MSEDLEHLSPEEGVERFIRHREPSIRESSLQNTRTRLNAFLEWCDEREIHNLNELSGRDLSDFVAWRRSDVAAITLQKQLSSVRVALRWWADIEAVEKGLAEKLHAPELPDGAESRDVFLSPDRAKRALEYHDRHHYASRDHALLALLWRTGMRRGAARAIDVNDLDGDDNAVYVEHRPETGTGLKNGDDGTRWVYLGPRWFQILDDYVSNPDRPEVTDEHGRRPLFSTQMGTRASGGSIYKWVIRALHPCTYASCPHDETPETCDARGRDAVPSRCPSARSPHAVRRGAITNHLNAETAPETVSERMDVSLDVLYQHYDARTEREKMAVRQQDLPK; translated from the coding sequence GTGAGCGAGGACCTGGAACACCTCTCTCCCGAAGAAGGCGTCGAGCGATTCATCCGACACCGAGAGCCATCGATCCGGGAGAGTTCGTTACAGAATACACGAACGCGCTTGAACGCGTTTCTGGAGTGGTGCGATGAACGGGAGATCCACAACCTGAACGAACTGTCCGGTCGTGATCTCTCCGACTTCGTCGCCTGGCGTCGTTCCGACGTCGCGGCGATTACGCTCCAGAAGCAGCTGAGTAGCGTTCGGGTCGCCCTGCGATGGTGGGCTGATATCGAAGCCGTCGAGAAGGGACTGGCCGAGAAGCTACACGCTCCGGAGCTGCCGGACGGGGCCGAGTCCCGAGATGTGTTTCTCTCGCCCGATCGGGCAAAGCGTGCACTGGAGTATCACGACCGACATCACTACGCCAGCCGAGATCACGCCTTGCTTGCGCTGCTGTGGCGGACGGGGATGCGTCGCGGTGCAGCGCGCGCCATCGATGTCAACGATCTCGACGGTGACGATAACGCGGTCTACGTCGAGCACCGTCCGGAGACCGGAACGGGACTGAAGAACGGCGACGACGGAACACGCTGGGTGTATCTGGGGCCGCGCTGGTTCCAGATCCTCGACGATTACGTCTCGAATCCCGACCGACCAGAAGTTACCGACGAGCACGGTCGCCGCCCGCTGTTCTCGACGCAGATGGGAACACGAGCTTCCGGCGGATCGATATACAAGTGGGTGATTCGAGCGCTGCACCCGTGTACGTACGCGAGTTGCCCCCACGACGAGACGCCGGAGACCTGCGATGCTCGCGGACGTGACGCGGTTCCGTCGAGGTGTCCGTCCGCCCGATCACCGCACGCGGTCCGCCGGGGAGCGATCACGAACCACCTGAACGCTGAAACTGCACCGGAGACGGTGAGCGAACGGATGGACGTCTCGCTCGACGTTCTGTATCAGCACTACGACGCGCGGACGGAACGCGAGAAGATGGCAGTCCGTCAGCAAGACCTTCCGAAATAG
- a CDS encoding type IV pilin: MRSILSDDSAQSSVIGTILLVAIVVILASVIGIFAIDLYQSAGDVEESPDVRFDAEQYGGDHDQFVRMYHMTGNTIGDLDTISVVVDGETVSETGADWSNSNEGLRSQSSLYIAADGSGFTTADNADFGGSSPDELDPGTEISVIWSSADADTSATLFEYEVEDR, encoded by the coding sequence ATGCGTTCCATTCTTTCAGACGACAGTGCCCAATCATCAGTCATTGGTACGATCCTTCTCGTCGCGATAGTCGTCATACTCGCGTCAGTAATCGGTATCTTCGCAATAGACCTGTACCAAAGCGCAGGCGACGTCGAGGAATCACCCGATGTCCGATTCGACGCCGAACAGTACGGTGGGGATCACGATCAGTTCGTCCGCATGTACCACATGACCGGAAACACGATCGGGGACCTCGACACGATCTCGGTCGTCGTCGACGGCGAGACCGTCAGCGAGACGGGTGCCGACTGGTCGAACTCCAACGAGGGGCTTCGGTCACAGAGTTCACTGTACATCGCTGCGGACGGAAGCGGATTCACCACTGCTGATAACGCCGACTTCGGCGGGAGCAGTCCCGATGAACTCGACCCCGGCACCGAGATCAGCGTGATCTGGAGCAGTGCCGACGCCGACACGTCGGCGACGCTGTTCGAGTACGAAGTCGAGGATCGATAA
- a CDS encoding WD40 repeat domain-containing protein, translating into MSTQPTDDESPPPTPTAHRSEGGPIPSTVLDRRTFLRGTAAAGGTALAAGTATADDEDDGVQGDEIDEDLDEDFWITTDGGNDPRDLSSGLLFAASPPAWVLWQGVDLLGEYIWGPDQDDLESAEAATLWMEARDAQQALYNFEAMLSNRLTDAQTIANIEARHGIASGWEDGEAASDAYARALERIRGYYEPIEANHWEIGVFTMVQLGFIAEAGTDEDQLPEENGWATALADYDGTDEHVFCRPTNEEWVADSDADDYDGPVESADLHNGYGYQLSYYTKMRFFTSGGDSYEVPFSEFINSWDETAGEVVIQGDNHEWTTNGQFTTPNVPEIDESGLIAFETEEYVKHFDTIEEQSDEIVANYDTEFVQQLFDGLDDGTIDASQVRGVEGQARFMSGSTDATEHRYRLSLLQILGLDQSDLSEIASMVISYDGFTDRTFESTDGGDRQQVLLDETEETQTYEGQLFARETPADGFQSGGEYLAGQYYFRQSNDDDTVTLHTFDGEELWSHDTGGLEDMVYSPEDRAIYVCYDTTVERINAADGTLDWQEDYANDFVRHLCVMEDGHLMASGYLSDDPILKIDRETADVVDEQSVSFNPDGLFANPDGTEFATGGNDEITIYDGDFETVATVANGLREGSASPDGDYLYTVDQDTDDLVKYEWSTLDEVWSVNHFTDRIDDLDAGHDVVAACNGDGYVFTVDTADGEINSQNQFGTNNIRAVSLRYDESHFIAEDYSDDVSRILDVDTADVTSIFKENNQPATGFSVPSPNAADVDGLVDGALMYDALDSGEIELPLGTFTLDEMTDSDGEEISPITDQTITDIEAQADRDIEDIVADIEEIESVDDITDLNDLNLILEAEELDGGEIETDSTDWSAPDYDSMDNEEYGIQISEVGDYIIEETDLYSDDDDDGGDWWPSVSGPDFGGDGFGAQLAGLAVIAAIVVSVIWSVVSDAVPFIGN; encoded by the coding sequence ATGAGTACACAACCAACTGACGACGAGAGCCCACCGCCCACGCCCACGGCCCACCGCTCAGAGGGGGGTCCGATTCCGAGCACCGTGCTCGACCGCCGGACGTTCCTCCGCGGGACCGCGGCGGCCGGCGGGACTGCACTCGCTGCGGGGACGGCTACAGCTGACGACGAGGACGACGGCGTCCAGGGCGATGAGATCGACGAGGATCTCGACGAGGACTTCTGGATCACCACCGACGGCGGCAATGATCCTCGGGACCTATCGTCCGGGCTACTGTTCGCCGCGTCACCGCCTGCGTGGGTGCTCTGGCAAGGTGTAGATCTCCTCGGCGAATATATCTGGGGTCCCGATCAAGACGACCTCGAAAGCGCCGAGGCCGCCACTCTCTGGATGGAAGCACGGGATGCACAGCAGGCACTCTATAACTTCGAGGCGATGCTGTCGAACCGCCTCACTGACGCCCAAACTATCGCCAACATCGAGGCCCGCCACGGGATCGCCTCGGGATGGGAAGACGGCGAGGCAGCGAGTGACGCTTACGCTCGCGCTCTCGAACGTATTCGGGGCTACTACGAACCCATCGAGGCGAACCACTGGGAGATCGGCGTGTTCACCATGGTCCAACTCGGTTTCATCGCCGAAGCTGGGACTGACGAGGACCAACTACCCGAGGAAAATGGTTGGGCAACTGCTCTTGCCGATTACGACGGCACCGACGAGCACGTCTTTTGCCGACCAACCAACGAGGAATGGGTCGCCGACTCCGACGCCGACGACTACGACGGTCCGGTCGAATCCGCCGACCTGCACAACGGCTACGGCTACCAGCTATCATACTACACGAAGATGCGCTTCTTCACCTCTGGGGGTGATAGCTACGAGGTCCCCTTCTCCGAGTTCATCAATTCGTGGGACGAAACTGCCGGAGAGGTCGTCATCCAGGGGGACAACCACGAATGGACCACAAACGGCCAGTTCACCACTCCGAACGTCCCTGAAATCGACGAGTCGGGGTTAATCGCATTTGAGACCGAGGAGTACGTCAAACACTTCGACACCATCGAGGAGCAGAGCGACGAGATCGTCGCCAACTACGATACTGAGTTCGTCCAGCAGCTATTCGACGGCCTCGACGACGGCACGATCGACGCCTCGCAAGTCCGTGGTGTCGAAGGTCAGGCGCGTTTCATGTCGGGATCGACCGACGCAACAGAGCACCGGTACCGCCTCTCGCTCCTGCAAATCCTCGGCCTCGATCAGTCTGACCTTTCTGAAATTGCCAGTATGGTGATTTCTTACGATGGGTTTACTGATCGGACTTTTGAGAGCACCGACGGCGGCGACCGCCAGCAGGTCCTACTCGACGAAACTGAGGAAACACAGACCTACGAGGGTCAACTATTCGCCCGTGAAACCCCTGCCGATGGATTTCAGTCTGGCGGCGAATACCTCGCCGGACAGTACTACTTCAGACAGTCGAACGACGACGACACTGTGACACTTCACACCTTCGACGGCGAAGAACTCTGGAGCCACGATACTGGTGGTCTTGAGGATATGGTGTATTCTCCCGAAGATCGCGCGATATACGTCTGCTACGACACTACCGTCGAACGGATTAACGCCGCTGACGGTACACTCGACTGGCAAGAAGACTACGCCAACGATTTCGTCCGCCACCTTTGCGTGATGGAAGACGGTCATCTAATGGCGTCCGGTTACCTATCCGACGACCCGATTCTCAAAATTGATCGGGAAACTGCCGACGTGGTCGATGAACAAAGCGTATCGTTCAATCCTGACGGTCTGTTCGCAAACCCCGATGGGACTGAGTTCGCAACTGGTGGAAACGACGAAATTACCATCTACGACGGTGATTTCGAGACTGTAGCCACCGTAGCAAACGGACTCCGTGAGGGCTCTGCATCTCCTGACGGGGATTACCTCTACACAGTTGACCAAGACACCGACGACCTCGTCAAGTATGAGTGGTCTACGCTTGACGAAGTGTGGTCTGTAAACCACTTCACCGACCGGATCGACGACCTCGACGCAGGGCATGATGTTGTCGCCGCTTGCAATGGCGACGGCTACGTTTTCACTGTCGATACCGCTGACGGTGAAATCAACTCGCAAAACCAGTTCGGCACGAATAATATCAGGGCTGTCTCGCTCCGGTACGATGAATCCCACTTCATCGCCGAGGATTACAGCGATGATGTGAGTCGGATCCTCGACGTGGACACTGCTGACGTAACCAGCATATTCAAAGAAAACAATCAACCGGCGACCGGATTCTCTGTTCCGTCTCCAAACGCCGCAGATGTTGACGGTCTTGTCGATGGTGCGCTCATGTATGATGCACTCGACTCCGGCGAGATCGAACTGCCACTCGGGACGTTTACGCTGGACGAGATGACGGACTCGGACGGCGAAGAGATCTCGCCGATCACCGACCAGACGATCACCGACATCGAGGCGCAAGCCGACCGCGACATCGAGGACATCGTGGCCGACATCGAGGAGATCGAGAGCGTCGACGACATCACTGACCTCAACGACCTGAACCTGATCCTCGAAGCCGAAGAACTCGACGGGGGCGAGATCGAGACGGACTCGACCGACTGGTCGGCTCCCGACTACGATTCGATGGATAACGAGGAGTACGGTATCCAGATCTCCGAAGTCGGCGATTACATCATTGAGGAAACGGACCTGTATAGCGACGATGACGACGACGGGGGCGACTGGTGGCCGTCTGTCTCGGGGCCGGACTTCGGCGGCGACGGCTTCGGTGCCCAACTCGCCGGGCTCGCCGTGATCGCCGCGATCGTGGTCTCGGTAATCTGGTCGGTCGTGAGTGACGCCGTTCCGTTCATCGGTAACTGA
- a CDS encoding winged helix-turn-helix domain-containing protein — MRRSGAWMTIWDDRILEILRDEDSGTPSKLAEREQIRVKRPQVSRRLQKLSERGLVKPLGNGVYIITERGEGYLDGEISTYEDEPDEIRENGGEENDDGVPSPGGI, encoded by the coding sequence ATGAGACGGTCTGGTGCGTGGATGACGATCTGGGACGACCGGATCCTCGAAATTCTACGTGACGAGGACTCCGGCACGCCCTCGAAGCTCGCCGAACGCGAACAGATACGGGTCAAGCGGCCACAGGTCTCGCGACGACTCCAGAAACTCAGCGAGCGTGGGCTCGTGAAGCCGCTGGGGAACGGCGTTTATATTATCACCGAGAGGGGAGAGGGCTATCTCGACGGTGAGATCTCCACCTACGAGGACGAGCCCGACGAGATCAGGGAGAACGGCGGGGAGGAGAACGACGACGGCGTACCGTCACCAGGTGGTATCTGA
- a CDS encoding type IV pilin: protein MNIKNIFVDDSAVSPVIGVILMVAITVILAAVIGAFVIGIGDDQSTVPQASWDFDQTTEEIEFVSTESDAKTVTITHSTGTTIDESNLEITAEGETAWDSDGSGPAADTVGLWDGTGSVSAGQSVRVVGYDDTKSDSETFDGDSELLTSGDTIRIVWTSDDGGDSSVLSDYEVG from the coding sequence ATGAATATCAAAAATATATTCGTAGACGATTCGGCTGTATCGCCTGTCATAGGGGTCATATTAATGGTCGCCATAACGGTGATTCTAGCAGCTGTTATTGGTGCATTTGTTATCGGAATCGGCGATGATCAGTCGACAGTTCCACAGGCTAGTTGGGATTTTGACCAAACAACTGAAGAGATCGAATTTGTAAGTACAGAGTCGGATGCAAAAACTGTAACAATCACGCACAGTACTGGAACAACTATTGACGAAAGTAATCTAGAAATCACCGCCGAAGGAGAGACTGCTTGGGATAGTGACGGTAGCGGTCCGGCGGCCGATACAGTTGGTCTTTGGGATGGAACAGGCTCTGTTAGTGCTGGTCAGAGTGTCAGAGTTGTTGGATATGACGATACAAAATCAGATAGTGAAACCTTCGATGGAGATAGCGAGCTATTAACATCTGGTGACACCATCCGGATCGTCTGGACATCCGACGATGGAGGCGATTCGTCCGTCCTGTCTGACTACGAGGTCGGCTAA
- a CDS encoding phosphatase PAP2 family protein, with the protein MIRNPETLESFRGSLPEWLIDAAGIVTTGGDYLVVVAIAVGLWLVAERDRGPWPVVAVLGAIGLTTLLKNALGLPRPPVAEIGGYGFPSGHALGATVAYGLVARRLDVGSVRLRTVLAALVVATIAASRVVIGVHYPADVIVGVGLGLAYLAGVERLVARWSA; encoded by the coding sequence GTGATCCGGAACCCGGAGACGCTCGAATCCTTCCGCGGTTCGCTTCCCGAGTGGCTGATCGACGCCGCGGGGATCGTGACGACCGGCGGTGATTACCTGGTCGTCGTTGCGATTGCCGTGGGACTGTGGCTGGTCGCCGAGCGGGATCGTGGACCGTGGCCGGTCGTCGCCGTCCTCGGTGCGATCGGGCTCACGACGCTGCTGAAGAACGCGCTCGGGTTGCCCCGGCCGCCGGTCGCGGAGATCGGCGGGTACGGCTTCCCGAGCGGTCACGCCCTGGGGGCGACTGTCGCGTACGGTCTCGTCGCCCGGCGTCTCGATGTCGGATCGGTTCGGCTCCGAACCGTGCTCGCCGCCCTGGTCGTCGCGACGATAGCGGCGTCGCGGGTCGTGATCGGCGTCCACTACCCGGCCGACGTGATCGTTGGCGTTGGGCTGGGCCTTGCGTATCTCGCTGGTGTCGAGCGGCTGGTAGCGAGGTGGTCGGCGTGA
- a CDS encoding type IV pilin: MDFKKLFETDGDERAVSPVIGVILMVAITVILAAVIGAFVIGIGDDQSTVPQASWDSNQDNQVDNGEDVEVEITHQTGATIDESNLAVTIDGDDADDWVTSTSSLSPFGDPVSAGSTYTITDDDDSGDNDLNEGETIRVVWTSDDGGDSSVLFDFEVQ, from the coding sequence ATGGATTTCAAAAAACTATTCGAAACAGACGGCGACGAACGGGCTGTTTCTCCGGTTATCGGAGTAATTCTTATGGTCGCCATAACAGTAATTTTGGCGGCTGTGATCGGTGCGTTCGTGATTGGGATTGGTGACGATCAGTCAACCGTCCCACAAGCGAGTTGGGACAGTAATCAAGATAATCAAGTAGATAACGGCGAAGATGTTGAAGTTGAGATTACTCATCAGACCGGTGCCACCATCGATGAAAGCAACTTAGCGGTTACAATCGATGGCGATGACGCCGACGACTGGGTGACTAGTACTTCCAGTCTGAGTCCGTTTGGCGATCCAGTAAGCGCAGGATCTACCTATACGATTACAGATGACGACGATAGCGGCGATAACGACCTAAATGAAGGAGAAACAATTCGAGTAGTGTGGACCTCTGATGACGGCGGTGACTCGTCTGTACTATTCGACTTTGAAGTCCAGTAA
- a CDS encoding tyrosine-type recombinase/integrase produces the protein MNLKAHSQRDDMKVWLSQSEVNQLIDQADGTQQRIAFSLGARCGLRSHEVLDVAPEHVVDTDAGTMLRVWHGKGDQYRETPVPRDLATTIRTIDDVRDASANSSLLDITSTRSLRRWIQNAADRLQDETDDEGWNHLGFHDLRRTWATALASADVDALLVCDWGGWNDLETFLEHYRGTYSPEAQQRERGKVGWL, from the coding sequence ATGAATCTGAAAGCCCACTCCCAACGCGACGACATGAAGGTCTGGCTCAGCCAGTCCGAAGTGAACCAACTGATCGATCAGGCGGACGGCACCCAGCAGCGGATCGCCTTCTCGCTCGGCGCTCGGTGCGGGCTTCGAAGCCACGAGGTCCTCGACGTCGCGCCGGAGCACGTCGTCGACACTGACGCCGGAACGATGCTCCGTGTCTGGCATGGAAAAGGCGACCAGTATCGGGAGACACCGGTGCCGCGGGATCTCGCGACGACCATCCGCACGATCGACGACGTGCGCGACGCCAGCGCCAACTCGTCGCTGCTCGACATCACGTCGACGCGCTCGCTTCGGCGGTGGATCCAGAACGCCGCCGATCGCCTCCAGGACGAAACCGATGACGAGGGGTGGAACCATCTCGGCTTTCACGATCTCCGGCGTACCTGGGCGACCGCGCTCGCCAGCGCCGACGTCGACGCCCTGCTGGTCTGCGACTGGGGCGGGTGGAACGATCTGGAGACGTTTCTCGAACACTACCGCGGGACGTACTCGCCGGAAGCCCAACAGCGAGAAAGAGGGAAAGTCGGCTGGTTATGA